In the genome of Coraliomargarita algicola, one region contains:
- a CDS encoding ExbD/TolR family protein has protein sequence MAVIHTENKKEGSRTARHSYTEPLGLMEQLRRPSIKLDVVPVLDLLVIALLFSLVFTRFVMVPGVRVDLPDSEMQMQPSSLPVAVLTIGNRGMLFFDGAVFELNSIERGFQLHIEDMQGEDVVLLVKTEGAMDLQLFLKLCSMAQSAGFVQVQIAGEHEKKSSPSSPLSPLSGAVDSAESGFLSVM, from the coding sequence ATGGCTGTGATTCATACAGAGAATAAAAAAGAGGGGAGCCGGACGGCGCGCCACAGTTACACGGAGCCGCTGGGGCTGATGGAGCAGTTGCGGCGGCCTTCGATCAAGTTGGATGTTGTCCCCGTTCTCGACTTACTAGTGATCGCATTGCTTTTTAGCTTGGTATTTACCCGCTTTGTTATGGTTCCCGGGGTGCGCGTCGATCTGCCGGATTCCGAGATGCAGATGCAGCCGAGCAGCTTGCCGGTTGCGGTGCTGACTATTGGTAACCGTGGAATGCTCTTTTTTGATGGCGCGGTTTTCGAGCTGAATTCGATTGAGCGAGGTTTTCAGCTGCATATTGAGGATATGCAAGGTGAGGATGTGGTCTTGCTGGTGAAAACTGAAGGCGCGATGGATTTGCAGCTCTTCTTAAAGCTTTGCAGTATGGCGCAGAGTGCCGGCTTTGTGCAGGTGCAGATTGCTGGTGAGCATGAAAAGAAATCGAGCCCAAGTTCGCCCCTCTCTCCGCTATCCGGCGCGGTCGATTCCGCGGAATCAGGATTTCTTTCTGTGATGTGA
- a CDS encoding pyruvate carboxylase subunit B → MKSVQLNNNVLRDGHQSLAATRMRTEQMLPVCEQLDNWGFGALETWGGATIDSGLRFLDEFPFDRLDALKKACPKTPHMMLLRGQNIVQYAHFPDDVVTAFIKTSADHGMNIFRIFDALNDTRNMKCAIDAAKAAGAQAHGTICYTSSPVHTVAKFIEMGVELEKMGADAIVLKDMAGLIPPMEAFAIIDGLKKKLKIPVWIHTHDTAGLGTNTYMSAIDAGVDAIDLSVSPFANGTGQPDTTRMLAIMQGHERCPQISDEQRKSLREVRTHLEKVYAEMGEFTSHKNEVIDVDTLEYQVPGGMLSNFRTQLKEQKMEDKFEDVFREIPVVREALGWIPLVTPTSQIVGMQAFLNVKFGRWKQMSPQAADIALGYYGQCPAAVDPEVQKIAAKQAGKEPITCRPVEAPGAVHKHMDDLRKELKAKNFPSDNEHCVIHAMFPPQLEKHLKGEGPKPKPVAIPAETPKAAPAPAPATAASTSNGPQKRYGLTINGKQIEVAVQEIV, encoded by the coding sequence ATGAAATCAGTCCAGCTTAACAATAATGTCCTGCGCGATGGCCACCAAAGCCTCGCCGCCACCCGCATGCGCACCGAGCAAATGCTCCCCGTTTGCGAGCAACTTGATAACTGGGGCTTCGGCGCACTCGAAACCTGGGGAGGCGCAACGATCGATTCCGGCCTGCGCTTTTTAGATGAATTCCCCTTCGATCGTCTCGACGCACTCAAGAAGGCCTGCCCGAAGACGCCTCACATGATGTTGCTGCGCGGGCAGAACATCGTGCAATACGCCCACTTCCCCGACGACGTAGTAACGGCCTTTATTAAGACCAGTGCCGACCACGGAATGAATATCTTCCGCATCTTCGATGCGCTCAACGATACGCGCAATATGAAGTGCGCGATCGATGCCGCCAAAGCGGCGGGTGCGCAAGCCCACGGCACGATCTGCTACACCAGCAGCCCGGTCCACACCGTCGCCAAGTTTATCGAAATGGGCGTAGAGCTCGAAAAAATGGGTGCCGACGCCATCGTACTTAAAGACATGGCCGGATTGATCCCTCCGATGGAAGCCTTTGCCATCATCGACGGCTTAAAGAAGAAGCTCAAAATCCCAGTCTGGATTCATACACACGACACCGCGGGCCTCGGCACCAATACATACATGTCGGCCATCGACGCAGGCGTGGATGCCATCGACCTCTCCGTTTCGCCCTTTGCCAATGGCACGGGCCAGCCTGACACCACTCGCATGTTGGCAATTATGCAGGGCCACGAGCGCTGCCCTCAAATTTCCGACGAGCAACGCAAGTCTCTCAGAGAGGTGCGTACGCATCTGGAAAAAGTTTACGCCGAAATGGGTGAGTTCACCAGCCACAAGAACGAGGTGATCGACGTCGATACGCTCGAATACCAAGTACCTGGTGGCATGCTCTCCAATTTCCGCACTCAGTTGAAGGAACAGAAGATGGAAGACAAATTTGAAGACGTCTTCCGTGAAATCCCTGTCGTGCGTGAAGCACTCGGCTGGATTCCACTGGTGACCCCAACCTCTCAGATCGTTGGCATGCAGGCATTCCTCAACGTTAAGTTTGGTCGCTGGAAACAAATGTCCCCGCAAGCCGCCGACATCGCGCTGGGTTATTACGGTCAATGCCCCGCAGCGGTAGACCCCGAAGTGCAAAAGATCGCAGCGAAGCAAGCCGGCAAAGAACCAATCACTTGCCGTCCGGTCGAAGCCCCCGGCGCCGTGCACAAGCACATGGACGACCTACGCAAGGAACTCAAAGCCAAAAACTTCCCTAGCGACAACGAGCACTGCGTCATCCACGCCATGTTCCCCCCACAGCTTGAAAAGCACTTAAAAGGCGAAGGCCCCAAGCCCAAGCCGGTCGCAATTCCAGCGGAAACACCTAAAGCGGCCCCAGCACCGGCCCCTGCCACCGCAGCCAGCACCAGCAATGGTCCACAAAAGCGCTACGGGCTCACCATAAACGGCAAGCAAATTGAAGTCGCCGTGCAAGAAATCGTGTAA
- the ykgO gene encoding type B 50S ribosomal protein L36: protein MKVVSSLKSLKGRHPDCQVVRRKGRVYVICKSNPRFKARQG from the coding sequence ATGAAAGTCGTATCTTCACTCAAATCTCTCAAAGGCCGCCACCCGGACTGTCAAGTCGTTCGTCGTAAGGGTCGTGTCTACGTAATCTGCAAGTCGAACCCTCGCTTTAAAGCGCGTCAGGGGTAA
- a CDS encoding cytidine/deoxycytidylate deaminase family protein — protein MLDQLEALTQSWSERPSWDAYFMATALLMASRSSCERLNVGCVIVSGGAQRNRIVAAGYNGFLPGASHTSRMRDGHEQATVHAEQNAISDAARRGVSLEGATIYITHFPCINCAKILAAAGIHCIKYHRDYRNDELVKDILAESGVELVQL, from the coding sequence ATGCTGGATCAGCTGGAGGCGTTGACCCAGTCTTGGTCCGAGCGTCCATCTTGGGATGCTTATTTTATGGCGACCGCTTTGCTGATGGCGTCTCGCTCGAGTTGTGAGCGCTTGAATGTAGGATGTGTGATTGTCTCGGGAGGTGCGCAGCGCAATCGCATTGTGGCGGCGGGGTATAATGGTTTCTTGCCTGGGGCGTCGCATACCTCACGTATGCGCGACGGGCATGAACAGGCGACTGTGCACGCCGAGCAGAATGCGATTAGTGATGCGGCGCGGCGTGGTGTTTCTCTGGAGGGCGCGACTATTTATATCACGCACTTTCCGTGTATTAATTGTGCAAAAATATTGGCAGCAGCGGGGATTCATTGTATTAAATATCATCGTGATTATCGTAACGATGAGCTGGTCAAAGACATACTGGCAGAGAGTGGTGTCGAGCTTGTGCAACTTTAA
- the hemE gene encoding uroporphyrinogen decarboxylase: protein MTPRQRFLAAAHQQPVDRPPIWLMRQAGRYLPEYRELKAQHDFVTMVRTPELAAEVTLQPLRRFPLDAAIIFSDILVIPEALGQGYHFRDQGGIGMDYLLDTKAKIEALDNSKIAENLKYVADALTLTRKKLGEDTALLGFCGSPWTLACYMIEGGSAKDFIKIKQLAWGQPELFELLMQKLTDAIVEYLHMQIDAGADALQIFDSWGAICPATHYEAWSLRWVHHIINKLKDRVPVILYAKGMGHKAPDLMHTGAKVISLDWTMNLRRMRQSIGHGAAVQGNLDPITLTTTPEITQVEAKRVLDEAGKMPGFIFNLGHGMVPSAKIECVEALMEVVTGQKNA, encoded by the coding sequence ATGACACCACGCCAACGTTTTCTCGCCGCCGCCCACCAACAACCCGTCGACCGTCCACCGATCTGGCTGATGCGCCAGGCGGGCCGCTACCTTCCCGAGTATCGGGAGTTAAAAGCGCAGCACGACTTTGTCACCATGGTGCGCACGCCCGAGCTAGCCGCAGAGGTCACATTACAACCGCTGCGCCGCTTCCCTCTCGATGCCGCAATTATCTTTTCCGACATCCTCGTCATCCCGGAAGCTCTGGGGCAAGGCTACCACTTCCGAGATCAGGGCGGGATCGGCATGGACTACCTACTCGACACCAAGGCCAAGATCGAAGCACTGGATAATTCTAAAATTGCTGAAAACCTAAAATACGTAGCCGACGCACTCACGCTGACTCGAAAAAAACTAGGCGAAGACACCGCCCTACTCGGCTTCTGCGGCTCTCCATGGACGCTGGCTTGCTACATGATCGAAGGCGGCTCCGCCAAAGACTTTATAAAAATCAAACAACTCGCTTGGGGGCAACCCGAGCTTTTTGAACTGCTGATGCAGAAACTCACCGATGCCATCGTCGAATATTTGCACATGCAGATCGATGCCGGTGCCGATGCACTACAGATCTTCGATTCCTGGGGAGCCATCTGCCCCGCCACTCACTACGAGGCTTGGTCCCTGCGCTGGGTTCACCATATTATCAACAAGCTAAAAGACCGCGTGCCCGTAATTCTCTATGCCAAAGGCATGGGCCACAAAGCCCCCGACCTCATGCATACCGGCGCCAAAGTCATTAGCCTGGACTGGACGATGAACCTACGCCGCATGCGCCAAAGCATCGGTCACGGAGCTGCGGTGCAAGGTAACCTCGACCCCATCACACTGACCACGACGCCCGAGATCACCCAAGTCGAAGCGAAACGCGTACTCGACGAAGCTGGCAAAATGCCTGGTTTCATCTTCAACCTAGGCCATGGCATGGTTCCCAGCGCCAAGATCGAATGCGTGGAAGCCTTGATGGAAGTCGTGACCGGACAGAAAAACGCGTAG
- a CDS encoding NAD-dependent epimerase/dehydratase family protein: MAHFQQLPVSVIIFGCGYVGTALARHLIQQGVRVGALTRNAEQAAGLRALGLEEVIEAELDSAEWHGQVRGRYQAVVNCVSSAGGGLAGYRKSYLAGQQSILDWARSQSIGSYVYTSSTSVYPQDGGATVDESADTRAAPPTGQVLLESEALFAEAAFLPNWYVLRLAGIYGPGRHYLLDQIRDGAGEIPGRGDYALNMIHLEDIVAAICAVISGGAPAGIYNIADDGPATKAEVLTYLAKALGLSSPVFNPENVSERLKRRGGRMPHRLISNKKAREALDWRPKFPSFREGYAELL, from the coding sequence ATGGCGCACTTTCAACAACTCCCTGTATCGGTAATTATATTTGGCTGTGGCTACGTGGGCACGGCACTCGCTAGGCATTTGATCCAGCAGGGTGTGCGGGTTGGAGCGTTGACGCGTAATGCGGAGCAGGCGGCAGGCCTGCGTGCGCTGGGCTTGGAGGAGGTGATTGAAGCTGAACTGGACTCTGCCGAGTGGCATGGGCAAGTCCGCGGACGCTATCAAGCGGTGGTCAATTGCGTGAGCTCTGCGGGCGGCGGCTTGGCGGGCTATCGTAAATCTTATCTTGCGGGGCAACAGTCGATTCTGGACTGGGCCCGGTCGCAGTCGATCGGCAGCTATGTCTATACCAGTAGTACTTCGGTGTATCCGCAGGATGGCGGAGCGACTGTCGATGAAAGTGCTGACACTCGTGCCGCGCCTCCCACGGGGCAAGTGCTTCTTGAATCAGAAGCCTTGTTCGCGGAGGCCGCTTTCTTGCCGAACTGGTATGTGCTGCGCTTGGCTGGTATTTATGGGCCAGGGCGGCATTACTTATTGGATCAAATTCGCGATGGTGCGGGTGAAATCCCCGGGCGTGGGGATTATGCGCTCAATATGATCCACTTAGAAGATATTGTGGCTGCCATTTGTGCCGTGATTAGTGGCGGGGCGCCTGCGGGGATTTATAATATCGCCGACGATGGGCCAGCGACTAAGGCTGAAGTGCTCACATATTTGGCCAAAGCACTGGGTTTATCGTCTCCGGTTTTTAATCCTGAGAATGTCTCTGAGCGCTTGAAGCGTCGGGGCGGCCGAATGCCGCATCGATTGATTAGTAATAAAAAAGCCCGGGAGGCTTTGGATTGGCGTCCAAAGTTCCCGAGCTTTCGTGAAGGTTATGCTGAATTGTTGTGA
- a CDS encoding PTS sugar transporter subunit IIA: MRIDRYIAQSRVIDLKSTDFESAVSELIEVCDVTKERGLTKKGLVADLLDRERQMTTYLGHGVCLPHARVNMKRPYMVAVGRCANGLAYDGHSEYQDIRYIFLLLASENARSYLYSLASLARVFQDKGHMDRLRAAEKLSDFRKELKQVFAGEESQPRRRHNRFNNLILREAAKIAKGAQCTSVLVFADTFGGGVEVGKVFKGFKTVLIAHGTSDAATEREEIDAVIPIRSYSNHRFSQLRSAVLIGLTRGIFSSQDRLCCIGGLPQSNQFDSITVVDVEREFDTMLASKSDMLPASVKPEVIERVLAIATELAVEGREGHPVGCLFALGNAEQISQYTKPLILNPFYGYKDEDRNILNPFMDETVKELSSIDGAFIIRGDGVLISAGSLIHAPDYTHELHSGLGSRHAAAASITQAIDCLCIVVSGSTGQVTLFRHGKMLPLIEKALIRNS; this comes from the coding sequence ATGCGCATCGACCGATACATCGCCCAATCCCGTGTGATCGACCTCAAAAGCACGGACTTTGAAAGCGCTGTATCTGAATTAATCGAAGTCTGCGATGTGACTAAGGAGCGTGGCTTGACTAAGAAGGGCTTGGTTGCGGACCTGTTGGATCGTGAGCGTCAGATGACGACGTATCTGGGGCATGGTGTGTGTCTGCCGCACGCGCGGGTCAATATGAAGCGCCCATATATGGTTGCTGTGGGCCGTTGTGCGAATGGGCTCGCCTACGATGGGCATTCGGAGTATCAGGATATTCGTTACATTTTTTTGCTGCTCGCTTCTGAGAATGCGCGCAGTTACCTTTACAGTCTGGCATCACTGGCTCGGGTCTTTCAGGATAAGGGGCACATGGATCGGCTGCGGGCGGCCGAGAAGTTGTCGGATTTTCGCAAAGAGTTAAAGCAGGTCTTTGCGGGGGAGGAGAGTCAGCCACGTCGTCGGCATAATCGTTTTAATAACCTAATTTTACGTGAAGCCGCTAAGATTGCCAAGGGGGCGCAATGTACGTCTGTGCTCGTTTTCGCGGATACTTTTGGCGGTGGCGTGGAAGTGGGGAAGGTATTTAAAGGTTTTAAGACGGTGTTGATCGCACATGGTACTTCGGATGCTGCGACCGAGCGCGAAGAAATCGATGCGGTGATTCCGATTCGTTCGTATAGTAATCACCGCTTCTCGCAATTACGCAGCGCTGTCTTGATCGGGCTCACGCGGGGGATTTTTTCCAGTCAGGATCGTCTGTGTTGTATCGGCGGACTGCCGCAGAGTAACCAGTTTGATAGTATCACTGTTGTGGATGTTGAACGTGAGTTTGACACCATGTTGGCGAGTAAGTCGGATATGTTGCCCGCTAGTGTGAAACCTGAAGTGATCGAGCGTGTGTTGGCGATTGCGACAGAGTTAGCCGTCGAGGGGCGCGAGGGGCATCCGGTGGGGTGCTTGTTTGCCTTGGGCAACGCGGAGCAGATCTCACAGTACACCAAGCCGTTGATTCTCAATCCGTTTTATGGTTATAAGGATGAGGACCGCAATATTCTCAACCCATTTATGGATGAGACTGTTAAGGAGCTTTCTTCGATTGATGGGGCATTCATCATACGAGGAGATGGCGTGCTCATTTCAGCAGGCTCCTTGATTCATGCGCCGGATTACACCCACGAGTTGCACAGTGGCTTAGGTAGTCGGCATGCCGCTGCGGCCTCGATCACGCAAGCGATTGATTGCCTCTGCATTGTGGTTTCTGGAAGCACTGGGCAGGTGACACTCTTCCGTCATGGTAAGATGCTGCCGTTGATTGAGAAAGCGCTGATTCGGAATAGTTAG
- a CDS encoding type B 50S ribosomal protein L31: protein MKADLHPKLNPVAFVDVSTGHKFLTQSTMRGSKTETIDGTEYQVVICDITADSHPAFTGEKRFVDTAGRVEKFQNKFSRRR, encoded by the coding sequence GTGAAAGCTGATCTACATCCTAAGCTCAATCCTGTCGCATTCGTCGACGTCTCCACAGGGCATAAGTTCCTGACGCAATCCACTATGCGTGGTAGCAAGACGGAAACGATCGACGGCACTGAATATCAAGTCGTGATCTGCGACATCACCGCGGACTCGCACCCAGCCTTTACGGGTGAGAAGCGTTTCGTGGATACTGCGGGTCGTGTCGAGAAGTTCCAAAACAAGTTCAGTCGTCGTCGCTAA
- a CDS encoding anaerobic sulfatase-maturation protein encodes MKANESFHIMTKPAGPLCNLDCTYCFYLEKTKLFPSNHAFKMSDAILEAYIRGYIEAQPRREVSFAWQGGEPTLAGLPFFKKVVALQARYAGGKRIENAFQTNGTLLTDEWCEFLKANNFLVGISIDGPQHLHDAYRLNRKGHGTYRQVVRGIELCKKHGVEFNTLTVVNAKNVQYPLEVYRFLREIGSQYIQFIPLLERRADSDSNQLGLGLSHPPDLSGAASLHFEPEVTDWSVPAGALGDFYCKIFDRWVSRDVGRVYVQLFDVTLGKWVGAPGGVCMYAETCGRALAMEHNGDLYACDHYVYPRYRLGNVMNQSIASMVDSQQMREFGEAKRSRLPRQCRECEVLFCCNGDCPKHRFARTRDGEYGVSYLCAGLKRFFKHSGPAMKTMAELYRNRRSPMEIMQAQNK; translated from the coding sequence ATGAAAGCTAATGAATCATTTCACATCATGACGAAGCCTGCGGGGCCGTTATGTAATTTGGATTGTACCTATTGTTTTTATTTGGAGAAAACTAAGCTTTTTCCGTCCAATCATGCGTTTAAGATGAGCGACGCTATACTGGAGGCTTATATTCGGGGCTATATTGAGGCGCAGCCACGGCGGGAGGTGAGTTTTGCATGGCAGGGAGGGGAGCCGACATTAGCGGGCTTACCGTTTTTTAAGAAAGTGGTTGCCTTGCAGGCGCGTTATGCGGGCGGGAAGCGCATTGAGAATGCATTTCAGACCAATGGGACTTTGTTGACGGACGAATGGTGTGAGTTTCTGAAAGCGAATAATTTCCTGGTTGGTATTAGTATCGATGGCCCGCAGCATTTACACGATGCCTATCGTCTGAATCGCAAAGGGCACGGCACGTATCGGCAAGTGGTGCGAGGGATCGAGCTCTGCAAGAAGCATGGAGTGGAGTTTAACACTTTGACGGTGGTCAATGCTAAGAATGTGCAGTATCCACTCGAAGTGTATCGTTTTTTGCGTGAAATCGGCTCGCAGTATATCCAGTTTATACCTCTGTTGGAGCGTCGTGCCGACAGCGATTCGAACCAGCTCGGTCTCGGGCTTTCGCATCCACCTGATCTTTCGGGGGCTGCTAGCTTGCATTTCGAGCCCGAAGTGACTGATTGGTCTGTGCCTGCTGGTGCGCTTGGCGACTTTTATTGCAAAATTTTTGATCGCTGGGTTAGTCGGGATGTCGGTCGGGTCTACGTGCAGCTGTTTGATGTGACACTGGGGAAGTGGGTCGGCGCACCCGGCGGTGTTTGTATGTATGCCGAGACCTGTGGGCGTGCGTTAGCGATGGAGCATAATGGCGACCTCTATGCTTGCGATCATTATGTGTATCCTCGCTATCGTTTGGGAAATGTCATGAACCAGAGCATTGCTTCCATGGTCGATAGTCAGCAAATGCGTGAATTTGGTGAGGCCAAGCGCAGTCGTTTGCCGCGGCAGTGCCGTGAGTGCGAAGTGCTCTTTTGCTGCAATGGTGATTGTCCCAAGCATCGCTTCGCTCGCACTCGCGATGGTGAATATGGTGTTAGTTACTTGTGTGCAGGTTTGAAGCGTTTTTTTAAGCACTCGGGGCCAGCGATGAAAACGATGGCTGAACTGTATCGTAATCGACGTTCGCCGATGGAAATTATGCAGGCGCAAAATAAGTGA
- the hemF gene encoding oxygen-dependent coproporphyrinogen oxidase, protein MQTAQPEKVRAYLLDLQDRICAALENEDGQARFQEDSWTREEGGGGRSRVMADGQVFEKAGINFSDVQGSQLPASATAKRPQLAGASFRAMGVSLVIHPLNPHVPTTHMNVRFFYAEPTDGAPIWWFGGGFDLTPYYGQREDAIHWHQTARAACQPFGNALYPKFKQICDEYFYLPHRAEPRGIGGIFFDDYAEGGFEQAFAFMQSVGDHFVPAYQPIVARRKDSPFSDAQRQFQLYRRGRYVEFNLVYDRGTHFGLQSKGRTESILMSLPPLVRWDYDWHPEPKTPEAELYDVYLKPQDWANQSVNS, encoded by the coding sequence ATGCAAACCGCACAACCAGAAAAAGTCCGCGCCTACCTACTCGACCTGCAAGATCGTATCTGCGCCGCGCTGGAAAACGAAGACGGTCAAGCCCGCTTCCAGGAGGATAGCTGGACACGCGAAGAGGGCGGCGGCGGACGCTCTCGCGTGATGGCCGACGGACAGGTTTTTGAAAAAGCAGGTATCAATTTCTCGGACGTACAAGGCAGTCAACTCCCCGCGTCCGCCACAGCAAAGCGCCCGCAACTCGCCGGAGCTAGCTTTCGAGCCATGGGTGTATCACTGGTCATACATCCACTCAATCCACACGTGCCAACCACCCACATGAACGTGCGCTTCTTTTACGCCGAACCGACAGACGGCGCGCCGATCTGGTGGTTCGGCGGCGGCTTCGACCTGACTCCCTACTATGGCCAACGCGAAGACGCAATCCATTGGCACCAGACCGCACGCGCTGCTTGCCAACCCTTCGGCAATGCGCTCTATCCCAAATTTAAACAAATCTGCGACGAGTATTTTTATCTGCCACACCGCGCAGAGCCGCGCGGCATCGGCGGCATCTTCTTCGACGACTACGCCGAAGGCGGCTTCGAACAAGCCTTCGCCTTTATGCAATCCGTAGGCGACCACTTCGTGCCCGCCTACCAGCCCATTGTGGCGCGCCGCAAAGACAGCCCATTCAGCGATGCCCAGCGTCAATTCCAACTCTATCGCCGCGGACGCTACGTCGAGTTCAACCTCGTCTATGACCGCGGCACCCACTTCGGACTGCAGTCCAAAGGCCGCACCGAGTCGATCCTCATGTCACTCCCGCCACTCGTCCGCTGGGACTATGACTGGCACCCCGAGCCCAAGACCCCCGAGGCGGAGCTCTACGATGTCTATCTAAAACCCCAAGACTGGGCCAACCAATCAGTAAATTCCTAA
- a CDS encoding MotA/TolQ/ExbB proton channel family protein, with translation MDYFQNNFILQGGPVMYPLLFVSLLGFVLFIERSLYLHKGQIGTEDFLSGIKNLVRKKRLVEALTLCEDTPGPMARIVKSALLHYGESRESIRSAIQSAAIVEIPTLERRIATIAALARVAPMLGFLGTLIAALQALYSLESFNGDSGVFSRLLAEALVTSASGLAISVMAMLAYHFLSGRVRALVHDFEWVGHDIHEFLSTEPVLQGDRPEESVER, from the coding sequence ATGGATTACTTTCAAAATAATTTTATCTTACAGGGCGGCCCCGTGATGTATCCGCTGCTTTTTGTGAGCTTACTCGGTTTTGTGCTCTTTATTGAGCGCTCGCTTTATTTGCACAAGGGGCAGATTGGAACAGAGGACTTTCTGAGTGGTATTAAGAACCTGGTCCGTAAGAAACGATTGGTCGAGGCGCTGACTCTGTGTGAGGATACGCCGGGGCCCATGGCACGCATTGTGAAGTCTGCTCTGCTGCACTATGGGGAGTCGCGTGAGTCGATTCGTTCGGCGATTCAGTCCGCTGCGATTGTTGAGATTCCGACCTTGGAGCGGCGCATTGCAACGATTGCTGCTTTAGCACGAGTGGCGCCGATGCTTGGTTTTCTGGGAACCTTAATTGCCGCGCTGCAGGCCTTGTACTCTTTGGAATCTTTTAATGGAGATAGCGGCGTGTTCAGTCGTCTGCTGGCAGAGGCGTTGGTGACTTCGGCTTCAGGGCTGGCGATTTCAGTTATGGCAATGCTGGCCTACCATTTTTTATCCGGACGGGTGCGCGCGCTGGTTCATGATTTTGAGTGGGTCGGCCACGATATCCATGAGTTTTTGAGCACGGAACCTGTGCTTCAGGGGGATCGCCCGGAGGAGAGCGTGGAGCGCTAG
- a CDS encoding YqgE/AlgH family protein, which translates to MRVNRRSFTSELQQPHAGSLLLAHPNLLDPNFRRTVILLSAYGESEGSIGVIVNRPLYQTLGEYDPELKDSALGSVPLFIGGPVGREQLILVAWKWSADAGTFKLYFGIDGDKAQQILEEDPAFQLRGFLGHAGWSEGQLDAEIHQKSWVISGSLPVLKSEPGEIDWYELLCQERPELRLLADAPDDPSLN; encoded by the coding sequence ATGCGAGTGAATCGAAGAAGTTTTACCAGTGAATTGCAGCAGCCGCATGCGGGCAGTTTATTGTTGGCTCATCCGAACCTGCTTGACCCGAATTTTCGGCGTACTGTGATTCTACTGTCGGCTTATGGGGAGTCGGAGGGCTCAATTGGCGTGATTGTGAATCGGCCTTTATATCAGACGTTGGGGGAGTATGATCCTGAGCTGAAGGACTCCGCTTTAGGGAGCGTGCCGCTGTTTATTGGAGGGCCGGTTGGGCGGGAGCAGTTGATTTTAGTGGCTTGGAAGTGGTCGGCAGATGCCGGCACCTTTAAGCTCTATTTTGGAATTGATGGTGATAAGGCGCAGCAAATTCTGGAGGAAGATCCTGCCTTTCAGTTGCGCGGATTTCTCGGGCATGCTGGTTGGAGCGAAGGGCAGCTTGATGCGGAGATTCATCAAAAGTCGTGGGTGATCTCGGGAAGCTTGCCGGTATTAAAGAGTGAGCCAGGGGAGATTGATTGGTACGAGCTTCTCTGTCAGGAGCGCCCAGAGCTGCGCTTGCTGGCAGATGCGCCGGACGATCCATCATTGAATTAG
- the trpA gene encoding tryptophan synthase subunit alpha: protein MNRIEKAFAQARAENRAAFVGYLCAGDPNFEGSLAACRAVIESGVDVLELGVPFSDPLADGLTNQLAAQRALESGSNSERVLDLVRAIREFSEVPIIFYTYYNLVFAQGSQAYAERAKAAGVDGILTLDLPPEEAGEHLEACAKHAIQTVFIVAPTTPDSRLEIICKATTGFVYYVSREGVTGEQASMSESIQANVAQIKKHTDLPVVVGFGISNADHVRTVAQAADGVVVGSAIVNCIAENPADDQAIATSLRAKMGMLLEGGALTKK from the coding sequence ATGAACCGAATTGAAAAAGCTTTTGCTCAAGCCCGCGCAGAGAATCGTGCCGCCTTTGTCGGATATCTATGTGCGGGGGATCCCAATTTTGAGGGCTCGCTGGCTGCCTGCCGTGCCGTGATCGAGTCCGGAGTGGATGTGTTAGAGCTTGGGGTGCCTTTTTCCGACCCACTCGCCGATGGGCTGACGAATCAGCTGGCGGCACAACGTGCGCTTGAAAGTGGCTCCAATAGCGAGCGTGTGCTTGATTTAGTGCGTGCCATTCGCGAGTTCAGCGAGGTGCCGATCATTTTTTATACTTACTATAACTTGGTCTTTGCGCAAGGGAGTCAGGCTTACGCGGAGCGCGCCAAAGCGGCGGGGGTGGATGGTATTTTGACCCTCGATTTGCCGCCCGAAGAAGCGGGGGAGCACTTGGAAGCGTGCGCGAAGCATGCTATACAGACTGTCTTTATTGTTGCACCGACGACGCCTGATTCACGTTTGGAAATTATTTGTAAGGCGACGACGGGATTTGTTTATTATGTTTCCCGCGAGGGCGTAACGGGGGAGCAGGCTTCGATGTCTGAAAGTATTCAAGCCAATGTGGCTCAAATTAAAAAGCATACCGACCTACCGGTTGTCGTGGGCTTTGGTATCTCGAATGCTGACCACGTGCGCACCGTTGCTCAAGCCGCCGATGGCGTCGTTGTGGGCAGTGCGATTGTCAATTGTATCGCTGAGAACCCTGCCGATGATCAGGCCATTGCCACTTCGCTGCGCGCCAAGATGGGCATGCTGCTGGAAGGCGGCGCGTTGACGAAGAAGTAG